A part of Amphiprion ocellaris isolate individual 3 ecotype Okinawa chromosome 16, ASM2253959v1, whole genome shotgun sequence genomic DNA contains:
- the LOC111566252 gene encoding ankyrin repeat domain-containing protein 1 has protein sequence MGLHSVEELVTGKRSEGKEAEGFQGGEYEAAVNQEKQDDRRSHLELELELEVEVEVEVEVEEGDSEQEEVSVAALNTDKSGRLKLETVDDLFNILQLRKKRRERKVPVHKKQQPEPETLPEIVDEQLFLTSAMENKLPVVEKYLKDGGNPNAADHFQRTALHKASFRGHVDVMKTLLEAGAAIEKKDKLEATAVHWACRGGSLEALQLLLDQGAKFTSRDKLHSTPLHVAVRTGHCQCAEHLIHCGADVNAKDRDGDTPMHDAVRINRFKMIKLLMMYGASLNTKNSDGKTPMETLYSWQNGAKSLLCNFNEENPNK, from the exons atgggACTGCACAGTGTTGAAGAACTG GTGACCGGTAAGAGGTCAGAGGGCAAAGAGGCCGAAGGTTTCCAGGGAGGCGAGTACGAGGCGGCGGTGAACCAGGAGAAGCAGGATGACCGGAGGTCTCacctggagctggagctggagctggaggtggaggtggaggtggaggtggaggtggaggagggcgACAGCGAGCAGGAGGAGGTCAGCGTGGCGGCTCTCAAT ACGGATAAAAGCGGCCGACTGAAGCTGGAGACGGTGGACGATCTGTTCAACATCCTGCagctgaggaagaagaggagggagaggaaggttCCCGTCCACAAGAAACAACAACCAGAGCCAGAGACCCTG CCAGAGATCGTGGATGAGCAGCTGTTTCTTACTTCAGCTATGGAGAACAAACTTCCTGTAGTGGAGAAATACCTGAAAGACGGAGGAAACCCAAACGCTGCCGACCAC TTCCAGAGAACAGCTCTGCACAAAGCTTCCTTCAGAGGTCATGTGGACGTCATGAAAACTCTGCTGGAGGCTGGAGCTGCCATCGAGAAAAAAGACAAG CTGGAGGCGACGGCCGTCCACTGGGCCTGCAGAGGAGGCAGCCTGGAggccctgcagctcctcctggaCCAGGGAGCCAAATTCACCTCCAGAGACAAG CTGCACAGCACCCCCCTCCACGTCGCCGTGAGGACGGGACACTGCCAATGTGCCGAGCATCTCATCCACTGTGGAGCCGACGTCAACGCCAAAGACAGA GACGGAGACACTCCCATGCACGACGCCGTGAGGATAAACAGATTCAAGATGATCAAGCTGTTGATGATGTACGGGGCAAGTCTCAACACCAAGAACTCT GATGGAAAAACTCCAATGGAGACGCTGTATTCGTGGCAGAACGGAGCCAAGAGCCTCCTGTGCAACTTCAACGAGGAGAACCCCAACAAGTAG